The Electrophorus electricus isolate fEleEle1 chromosome 19, fEleEle1.pri, whole genome shotgun sequence genome has a segment encoding these proteins:
- the tbc1d19 gene encoding TBC1 domain family member 19 isoform X2: MMNEGSELSVTIAQIVQRLKGTHLHSQLEKQAKECLHRPEIRLESIKEDVRKFLRATGWERKLQNAVYRELHILPPSGHPEAPLEHTKEPLAYMRKAQASWEKRILKSLNSMCTELGVPLARKRPVLEQKELTSKWNEMGADEPDLSKFRPVYAPKDFLEVLINLKNPNHDHSDGLTARSHWGLIPISLSVRDVPQLREAYPELSLSCSQLGIDDHAHVPPDLFESEHIRIGKKVVDEQDSAAAQQYSRQGSPTGLRAQLWALILNITNDPEDVAHYEQLKAAVIHHDLLVDNLIYKDVKLTASNDDYYFVFEDVLYQVLLCFSRDTAVLEHFSYNSATPPKSYIQGKTGEEEFAVVYPPNGVIPFHGFSMYVAPLCFLYNEPCKLYSVFREMYVRYFFRLHSISSSPSGIVSLCLQFERLLQIHLPQLFFHLQEIMAQPLRIAFKWMVRAFSGYLSTDQLLLLWDRILGYDSLELVAVLAAAVFAFRAENLMEVTSLASAEAVLADLSTLKVMPLLQIFLFANVI; encoded by the exons ATGATGAACGAGGGAAGTGAGTTGTCTGTCACCATCGCTCAGATTGTCCAGCGTCTGAAAGGAACTCATTTGCACTCACAGTTGGAGAAACAAGCGAAA GAATGTTTACATAGACCGGAGATAAGACTAGAATCCATAAAAGAAGACGTTCGGAAATTCCTGAGGGCTACAG GATGGGAGAGAAAGTTGCAGAACGCAGTCTACAGAGAATTGCACAT TTTGCCTCCATCTGGGCACCCAGAAGCTCCCCTTGAGCACACTAAAGAGCCGCTGGCATACATGCGTAAGGCCCAG GCAAGCTGGGAGAAGAGGATCCTGAAGAGTCTGAACAGTATGTGTACTGAGCTGGGGGTTCCACTGGCTCGGAAG CGGCCTGTCCTAGAGCAGAAAGAGCTGACAAGCAAATGGAATGAGATGGGTGCAGATGAACCAG ATCTGAGCAAGTTCAGGCCTGTTTATGCACCCAAAGATTTCCTAGAG gTGCTTATCAATCTGAAGAACCCCAATCACGACCACAGCGACGGGCTCACTGCCAGGAGCCACTGGGGCCTTATTCCGATCTCTCTCAGTGTCCGGGATGTCCCCCAGCTG AGAGAGGCTTATCCAGAACTGAGTCTGTCCTGCAGCCAGCTTGGCATCGATGATCACGCACACGTTCCCCCAG ATTTGTTTGAAAGTGAACACATTCGTATTGGAaagaaag TGGTGGATGAGCAGGACAGTGCGGCTGCTCAGCAGTACAGCAGGCAAGGCAGTCCTACAGGCCTCAGAGCACAGCTATGGGCTCTAATCCTCAATATCACTAACGACCCTGag GACGTTGCGCATTATGAGCAGCTCAAGGCTGCTGTTATACACCATGACCTGCTGGTGGATAACCTAATATATAAG gatGTGAAACTGACTGCAAGTAATGATGACTACTATTTTGTATTTGAAGACGTTTTGTATCAG GTCTTACTGTGCTTCTCTCGAGACACTGCAGTTTTAGAGCATTTCAGCTACAACAGCGCCACCCCTCCCAAATCCTACATTCAGG GCAAGACTGGTGAAGAGGAGTTTGCTGTCGTGTATCCTCCAAATG GTGTGATCCCTTTCCATGGCTTCTCAATGTATG TGGCTCCTCTGTGCTTTCTGTACAACGAGCCATGTAAGCTGTACAGTGTATTCAGGGAGATGTATGTACGTTACTTCTTCAGGCTACACTCCATCTCCTCCAGCCCCTCA GGTATAGTTTCTCTTTGTCTGCAGTTTGAGAGGTTACTTCAAATCCATCTGCCACAGCTCTTCTTTCATCTACAGGAGATCATGGCCCAGCC ATTGCGTATTGCCTTTAAGTGGATGGTTCGGGCTTTCTCAGGGTACCTGTCTACTGACCAGCTGTTGTTGCTATGGGACCGTATCCTTGGCTACGACTCTTTAGAGTTAGTGGCAG
- the tbc1d19 gene encoding TBC1 domain family member 19 isoform X1 encodes MMNEGSELSVTIAQIVQRLKGTHLHSQLEKQAKECLHRPEIRLESIKEDVRKFLRATGWERKLQNAVYRELHILPPSGHPEAPLEHTKEPLAYMRKAQASWEKRILKSLNSMCTELGVPLARKRPVLEQKELTSKWNEMGADEPDLSKFRPVYAPKDFLEVLINLKNPNHDHSDGLTARSHWGLIPISLSVRDVPQLREAYPELSLSCSQLGIDDHAHVPPDLFESEHIRIGKKVVDEQDSAAAQQYSRQGSPTGLRAQLWALILNITNDPEDVAHYEQLKAAVIHHDLLVDNLIYKDVKLTASNDDYYFVFEDVLYQVLLCFSRDTAVLEHFSYNSATPPKSYIQGKTGEEEFAVVYPPNVPLLPCQMGIVCRLGVIPFHGFSMYVAPLCFLYNEPCKLYSVFREMYVRYFFRLHSISSSPSGIVSLCLQFERLLQIHLPQLFFHLQEIMAQPLRIAFKWMVRAFSGYLSTDQLLLLWDRILGYDSLELVAVLAAAVFAFRAENLMEVTSLASAEAVLADLSTLKVMPLLQIFLFANVI; translated from the exons ATGATGAACGAGGGAAGTGAGTTGTCTGTCACCATCGCTCAGATTGTCCAGCGTCTGAAAGGAACTCATTTGCACTCACAGTTGGAGAAACAAGCGAAA GAATGTTTACATAGACCGGAGATAAGACTAGAATCCATAAAAGAAGACGTTCGGAAATTCCTGAGGGCTACAG GATGGGAGAGAAAGTTGCAGAACGCAGTCTACAGAGAATTGCACAT TTTGCCTCCATCTGGGCACCCAGAAGCTCCCCTTGAGCACACTAAAGAGCCGCTGGCATACATGCGTAAGGCCCAG GCAAGCTGGGAGAAGAGGATCCTGAAGAGTCTGAACAGTATGTGTACTGAGCTGGGGGTTCCACTGGCTCGGAAG CGGCCTGTCCTAGAGCAGAAAGAGCTGACAAGCAAATGGAATGAGATGGGTGCAGATGAACCAG ATCTGAGCAAGTTCAGGCCTGTTTATGCACCCAAAGATTTCCTAGAG gTGCTTATCAATCTGAAGAACCCCAATCACGACCACAGCGACGGGCTCACTGCCAGGAGCCACTGGGGCCTTATTCCGATCTCTCTCAGTGTCCGGGATGTCCCCCAGCTG AGAGAGGCTTATCCAGAACTGAGTCTGTCCTGCAGCCAGCTTGGCATCGATGATCACGCACACGTTCCCCCAG ATTTGTTTGAAAGTGAACACATTCGTATTGGAaagaaag TGGTGGATGAGCAGGACAGTGCGGCTGCTCAGCAGTACAGCAGGCAAGGCAGTCCTACAGGCCTCAGAGCACAGCTATGGGCTCTAATCCTCAATATCACTAACGACCCTGag GACGTTGCGCATTATGAGCAGCTCAAGGCTGCTGTTATACACCATGACCTGCTGGTGGATAACCTAATATATAAG gatGTGAAACTGACTGCAAGTAATGATGACTACTATTTTGTATTTGAAGACGTTTTGTATCAG GTCTTACTGTGCTTCTCTCGAGACACTGCAGTTTTAGAGCATTTCAGCTACAACAGCGCCACCCCTCCCAAATCCTACATTCAGG GCAAGACTGGTGAAGAGGAGTTTGCTGTCGTGTATCCTCCAAATG TGCCTCTGTTACCGTGTCAGATGGGTATTGTTTGTCGCTTAGGTGTGATCCCTTTCCATGGCTTCTCAATGTATG TGGCTCCTCTGTGCTTTCTGTACAACGAGCCATGTAAGCTGTACAGTGTATTCAGGGAGATGTATGTACGTTACTTCTTCAGGCTACACTCCATCTCCTCCAGCCCCTCA GGTATAGTTTCTCTTTGTCTGCAGTTTGAGAGGTTACTTCAAATCCATCTGCCACAGCTCTTCTTTCATCTACAGGAGATCATGGCCCAGCC ATTGCGTATTGCCTTTAAGTGGATGGTTCGGGCTTTCTCAGGGTACCTGTCTACTGACCAGCTGTTGTTGCTATGGGACCGTATCCTTGGCTACGACTCTTTAGAGTTAGTGGCAG
- the cckar gene encoding cholecystokinin receptor type A, protein METFTIHDMVFNTTDIYKILCGFGLKNMSECENETETITTMTPREPKDINQMVRIVLYCLIFLLSVLGNSLIIAVLVRNRRMRTVTNLFLLSLAVSDLMLCVFCMPFTLIPNLMENFVFGSGICKVATYFMGISVSVSTFNLVAISLERYSAICNPLTSRTWQTKSHAAKVITATWLLSFLLMLPYPIFNTLVPYRRTNNSTGNMCRLHWPSDIIQQSWYVFLLLILFLVPGIVIMTAYGLISVELYRGIKFEIANRKSNRERESSTGSLKPSDSDGCYLQPSKRKRLEPPSPHQALAGGSSSEAKPKLNRVCSSSPTANLVAKKRVIRMLLVIVVLFFLCWTPVFAVNAWRAFDKNSANRLLSGAPISFIHLLSYTSACVNPIIYCFMNKRFRQGMLATFTCRACGLDSEARAGGRFGVTAGVLTGMGCGGGAGQESGTVPSSGTLTRLTYSSVRGSAQA, encoded by the exons ATGGAAACATTCACAATACATGATATGGTCTTCAATACCACagatatttacaaaatattgtGTGGATTCGGTTTAAAAAATATGTCAGAGTGCGAGAATGAGACCGAGACAATCACCACAATGACACCACGGGAGCCTAAAG ATATAAATCAAATGGTCCGCATCGTCCTCTActgcctcatcttcctcctcagtGTCCTGGGCAACAGTCTCATCATTGCCGTATTGGTGCGGAACCGGCGGATGCGAACGGTTACCAACCTCTTCCTGCTTTCTCTGGCAGTCAGCGACCtgatgctctgtgtgttctgcatgcCCTTTACCCTAATTCCCAACTTGATGGAAAATTTTGTCTTTGGCAGTGGCATCTGTAAAGTGGCCACTTACTTCATGG gtatctCGGTGAGCGTATCCACCTTCAACCTGGTTGCCATTTCCCTGGAGCGTTACAGTGCTATCTGCAATCCTCTAACGTCACGCACCTGGCAGACCAAGTCCCATGCAGCCAAGGTGATCACTGCCACTTGGCTACTGTCCTTCCTGCTCATGCTACCCTATCCCATCTTCAACACCCTGGTACCGTACCGCCGCACCAACAACAGCACAGGCAACATGTGCCGCCTCCACTGGCCCAGCGACATCATCCAGCAGTCGTG gTATGTGTTCCTGTTATTGATCCTCTTCTTGGTGCCGGGAATTGTGATAATGACGGCATACGGTCTCATCTCTGTCGAGCTCTACAGAGGAATCAAGTTTGAAATCGCTAACAGGAAGTCAAACagag AGCGTGAGAGCAGCACTGGAAGTCTAAAGCCCAGTGACAGCGATGGCTGTTACCTCCAGCCCTCCAAGAGGAAGCGATTGGAACCCCCGTCGCCACACCAGGCCCTGGCAGGAGGGAGCTCCAGCGAGGCCAAACCCAAGCTGAACCGCGTGTGCAGCAGCAGCCCCACAGCCAATCTGGTGGCCAAGAAGCGCGTCATCCGCATGCTCCTCGTCATAGTggtcctcttcttcctctgctgGACGCCTGTGTTCGCTGTGAACGCCTGGCGGGCATTTGACAAGAACTCAGCCAACCGACTGCTGTCGGGCGCACCCATCTCGTTCATCCACCTGCTGTCATACACGTCGGCGTGCGTGAACCCTATCATCTACTGTTTCATGAACAAGCGCTTCCGCCAGGGAATGCTGGCCACCTTCACCTGCCGCGCATGTGGCCTGGACAGTGAGGCCAGGGCCGGTGGGCGCTTTGGGGTCACGGCTGGTGTGCTTACAGGTATGGGctgtggaggaggggcaggGCAAGAGAGTGGGACTGTACCCTCCAGTGGGACACTGACCCGACTCACATACTCCAGCGTCCGCGGGTCCGCACAGGCGTAG